From the genome of Primulina eburnea isolate SZY01 chromosome 12, ASM2296580v1, whole genome shotgun sequence, one region includes:
- the LOC140807994 gene encoding lipid droplet phospholipase 1-like — protein sequence MERVEVGKDGVVWSTGEEDGGEDVFACKESDALAADHLVVMVHGILGSASDWKYGAEQFVKLLPDKVYVHCSERNMAMLTLDGVDVMGERLAEEVLEVIDRKPGLKKISFVAHSVGGLVARFAIGKLYRPSKGGSTEQVSTNECKEDSKGLIADLEPVNFITVATPHLGSRGNKQVPFLFGVSAFEKVAGLVIHLIFRRTGRHLFLTDDDEGKPPLLRRMTEDNGECQFMSALRSFRRRVAYSNVGYDHIVGWRTSSIRRTSELPEWEDSIDDKYPHVVYEEHCKACDVPREYTKEDDGLDELEEELLNGLSRLSWEKVDVSFHSSRLRFAAHSVIQVKDPYMHSEGADVVQHLIDHFLL from the exons ATGGAAAGGGTTGAAGTCGGGAAAGACGGTGTCGTGTGGTCGACGGGAGAGGAGGATGGCGGGGAAGATGTGTTTGCTTGCAAGGAATCTGATGCTTTGGCCGCTGATCATCTTGTTGTTATGGTCCACGGTATTCTTGGAAG TGCCTCAGATTGGAAATATGGCGCCGAGCAATTTGTGAAGTTGCTTCCTGACAAAGTTTATGTTCACT GCAGTGAAAGAAATATGGCTATGCTAACACTAGATGGCGTGGATGTAATGGGTGAGCGACTGGCTGAGGAG GTCCTCGAAGTAATCGATAGGAAGCCTGGATTGAAGAAAATCTCATTCGTTGCACATTCTGTTGGGGGGCTTGTGGCCAGATTTGCTATTGGGAAATTATACAGACCTTCTAAAGGTGGTAGCACAGAACAAGTGTCCACCAATGAATGTAAAGAAGACTCGAAGGGTCTAATCGCAGATTTGGAACCTGTGAACTTTATCACTGTAGCTACCCCTCATCTTGGTTCTAGGGGTAATAAGCAG GTACCATTCCTTTTTGGTGTATCTGCATTTGAGAAAGTTGCTGGCCTTGTCATTCACTTGATATTCAGGAGAACAGGCAGACACCTGTTTCTCACAGATGATGATGAAGGAAAGCCTCCTTTGCTAAGGCGTATGACTGAAGATAATGGAGAATGTCAGTTCAT GTCTGCTTTACGATCTTTTCGACGCCGGGTGGCATATTCAAACGTTGGCTATGATC ATATCGTGGGCTGGAGAACTTCATCAATTCGACGCACCAGTGAACTTCCTGAG TGGGAAGATTCCATAGATGACAAATATCCCCATGTTGTGTATGAGGAGCACTGCAAAGCATGTGATGTGCCTCGGGAATATACGAAAGAAGATGATGGTTTGGACGAGCTGGAAG AAGAACTATTAAATGGCCTATCCCGCCTGTCATGGGAGAAAGTAGATGTTAGCTTCCACAGCAGCAGACTGAGATTCGCTGCTCATAGTGTTATTCAG
- the LOC140808272 gene encoding H/ACA ribonucleoprotein complex subunit 2-like protein — protein sequence MGSDTETEKSQQKEREKKKLMALAPIAKPLAGKKLCKRTLKLVRRAAEHKCLKRGVKEVVKSIRRGNKGLCVIAGNISPIDVITHVPILCEEANIPYVYVPSKEDLANAGATKRPTCCVLVLTKPTKGELGQEEQEKLKGDYDQVASEVSELANSMF from the exons ATGGGAAGCGACACCGAGACGGAGAAATCGCAACAGAAGGAGAGGGAGAAGAAGAAGCTGATGGCACTAGCTCCCATCGCCAAACCACTCGCTGGCAAGAAGCTCTGCAAACGCACCCTCAAACTTGTCCGCAGAG CCGCGGAGCACAAGTGCTTGAAGAGAGGCGTTAAGGAGGTCGTAAAAAGTATCCGCCGTGGCAACAAAGG GTTATGTGTTATAGCTGGGAACATATCACCTATTGACGTCATCACCCATGTTCCAATCTTATGTGAAGAAGCCAATATACCTTACGTATATGTTCCATCAAAGGAA GACCTTGCAAATGCCGGAGCCACCAAGAGGCCAACTTGTTGTGTGCTGGTACTAACAAAGCCTACAAAAGGGGAACTTGGCCAGGAGGAACAAGAGAAACTGAAGGGAGACTACGACCAAGTTGCGTCAGAAGTATCTGAATTGGCTAACTCGATGTTTTGA
- the LOC140807555 gene encoding F-box protein At5g07610-like: protein MKTKIKLSKTTDEAGSAHIVASIHDLLVEILLRLPIKSLIRFKLVSKKWHSLITNPEFCYLRNPDPNPAIGLFLPCSGFRTDESFEFVPFSNQKSRNSPFNKLNFTKDPSGIRILQSCNGLLLCCSSWARVRNLKYYVYNPTTKNFSTLPNLEPRTGISNQIRGMSLAFDPTKSPHYTVVCIRGFETDEYRYQIESYSSNTGPWRICSEPFTAEANFENGVYFNGAIHWINTGIGDSLYFDIENQALETMQMPPIPHGWDWRDNFYFGESCGHLYYMDIRGSNIGFDVYEMKKDHSEWFVKYQVDLAPVVAVYPGMIRDGYVPTDWCYYAFSIFSLVADEEGGNSFLVLQIPGKVLRFNLDSKTFEMLHEFEGAEVEDCLRFSGTNGFQYMESLCCV from the coding sequence ATGAAAACAAAAATCAAGCTTTCCAAAACGACAGATGAGGCTGGATCAGCTCATATTGTTGCTTCAATCCACGATCTGTTGGTCGAAATTTTACTTCGTCTTCCCATCAAATCACTCATCCGTTTCAAACTAGTATCCAAGAAATGGCACTCTCTGATCACAAATCCTGAATTCTGTTATCTCCGGAACCCAGATCCCAATCCAGCCATCGGACTTTTCTTGCCCTGTTCTGGATTTCGGACCGACGAAAGCTTCGAATTTGTACCTTTTTCCAACCAAAAATCAAGGAACTCGCCGTTCAATAAGCTTAACTTCACCAAAGACCCTTCCGGCATCAGAATTTTGCAATCTTGCAATGGCTTGCTGCTCTGTTGCAGCTCTTGGGCCCGGGTACGTAATCTGAAATATTACGTTTACAATCCAACCACCAAGAACTTTTCCACGCTTCCAAATTTGGAACCGAGAACAGGGATTTCGAATCAAATTCGTGGGATGAGCTTGGCTTTTGATCCTACAAAGTCTCCTCATTACACAGTTGTCTGCATCCGAGGATTCGAAACCGATGAATACCGATACCAAATCGAAAGTTACTCATCCAACACAGGTCCTTGGAGAATATGCAGCGAACCCTTCACGGCAGAGGCCAATTTCGAAAATGGTGTCTATTTCAATGGCGCAATTCATTGGATCAATACGGGGATAGGAGATTCTTTATATTTCGATATTGAGAATCAGGCATTGGAGACAATGCAGATGCCGCCAATCCCGCACGGCTGGGATTGGAGAGACAATTTTTACTTCGGAGAATCTTGTGGGCACTTGTATTACATGGATATTCGTGGGTCGAATATTGGGTTCGACGTGTACGAGATGAAGAAGGATCACTCTGAGTGGTTTGTCAAGTACCAGGTCGATCTTGCACCAGTTGTTGCTGTTTATCCGGGGATGATCAGGGATGGATATGTTCCTACGGACTGGTGTTACTACGCTTTTTCGATATTTTCGCTTGTTGCGGATGAGGAAGGGGGCAATTCGTTCTTGGTTTTGCAGATTCCGGGGAAAGTTTTAAGGTTCAATCTTGATTCCAAGACTTTTGAAATGTTGCATGAGTTCGAGGGTGCTGAGGTTGAAGATTGCTTGAGGTTTTCTGGTACAAATGGATTTCAATACATGGAATCTCTATGTTGTGTTTAG